Proteins encoded within one genomic window of Sphaerotilus montanus:
- a CDS encoding sulfate adenylyltransferase subunit 1, whose protein sequence is MSTVTDVNNVEHIDAGEELAHKALRFLTAGSVDDGKSTLIGRLLFDSRGILADKLDALEKRAAGAPIDLSLLTDGLEAEREQGITIDVAYQYFATKTRKFIIADAPGHEQYTRNMVTAAAGSDAAVVLVDITKLDTSVDDVVLLPQTRRHSLLARLLRVPSIVFAINKLDAIEVGTQAAFDAVSKALTKFAEEAGITVRGIVPVSALRGDNVATPSANWDWYTGPTLLQLLETLPVADEAHDGNLLVPIQYVARDEGHGTGHQHRVMWGRIAHGSVKAGDTVQIFPSGETAIVASVRHAGSVVDACTAGQSAGIVLDRQVDVSRGDWVFTPGSAPTQQTFSGTLAWLDTEPAVLGRKYWVRHGNRWVQARITAIDHRLDINTLEEVDAHELGVNEIGRVQLQTQQALPVEAYADNRVGGALIVVDPTTNRTSGALLVQA, encoded by the coding sequence ATGAGCACCGTGACTGACGTGAACAACGTGGAACACATCGACGCCGGGGAAGAACTGGCCCACAAGGCGCTGCGTTTCCTGACCGCCGGCAGCGTGGACGACGGCAAGAGCACGCTGATCGGCCGCCTGCTGTTCGACAGCCGCGGCATCCTGGCCGACAAGCTCGACGCGCTGGAAAAGCGTGCGGCGGGCGCGCCGATCGACCTGTCGCTGCTGACCGATGGCCTCGAAGCCGAACGCGAGCAAGGCATCACGATCGACGTGGCCTACCAGTACTTCGCGACCAAGACGCGCAAGTTCATCATCGCCGACGCCCCCGGCCATGAGCAGTACACCCGCAACATGGTGACGGCGGCTGCCGGCTCCGACGCGGCCGTCGTGCTGGTGGACATCACCAAGCTGGACACGTCGGTGGACGACGTCGTGCTGCTGCCGCAGACGCGCCGCCACAGCCTGCTGGCCCGCCTGCTGCGCGTGCCGAGCATCGTGTTCGCGATCAACAAGCTCGACGCGATCGAGGTCGGCACGCAAGCCGCCTTCGACGCCGTGTCGAAGGCGCTGACGAAGTTCGCCGAAGAAGCCGGTATCACCGTGCGCGGCATCGTGCCGGTCTCCGCGCTGCGCGGCGACAACGTGGCCACGCCGTCGGCGAACTGGGACTGGTACACCGGCCCGACGCTGCTGCAGCTGCTGGAGACGCTGCCCGTTGCGGACGAGGCGCACGACGGCAACCTGCTCGTGCCCATCCAGTACGTCGCCCGCGACGAAGGCCACGGCACCGGCCACCAGCACCGCGTCATGTGGGGCCGCATCGCCCACGGCTCGGTGAAGGCCGGCGACACCGTGCAGATCTTCCCGAGCGGCGAGACCGCCATCGTCGCCTCGGTGCGCCACGCCGGCAGCGTCGTGGACGCCTGCACCGCCGGGCAGTCCGCCGGCATCGTGCTGGACCGCCAGGTCGATGTCTCGCGCGGCGACTGGGTCTTCACGCCCGGCAGCGCCCCGACGCAGCAGACCTTCAGCGGCACGCTGGCCTGGCTGGACACCGAGCCGGCAGTCCTCGGCCGCAAGTACTGGGTGCGCCACGGCAACCGCTGGGTGCAGGCCCGCATCACCGCGATCGACCACCGGCTGGACATCAACACGCTCGAAGAAGTCGATGCCCACGAACTGGGCGTCAACGAGATCGGCCGCGTGCAACTCCAGACCCAGCAGGCGCTGCCGGTCGAGGCCTATGCCGACAACCGCGTCGGTGGTGCGCTGATCGTGGTCGATCCGACCACCAACCGCACCAGCGGCGCGCTGCTGGTCCAGGCCTGA
- the cobA gene encoding uroporphyrinogen-III C-methyltransferase codes for MQPQAPLFDHQPNEQVRVVFIGAGPGAADLITLRGLRRLREAEVVLFDALTDPALRDEAPSADWVDVGKRGFSTSSTGQARINALLVEHAQRSSRVVRLKGGDPSVFGRLEEELEALRAAGIGCEVVPGITSALAAAAATQRPLTRRGVGRSVAFSTAMTQTGELQARRSADTEVFYMAGRQLASLAERLREVGWAPETPVLVVSRAGWPDQHISQHVVATLADAGERHGGRPTLVTVGAGARPVLEQGQATGIGPTP; via the coding sequence TTGCAGCCCCAGGCTCCTCTGTTCGATCACCAGCCGAACGAGCAGGTCCGCGTCGTGTTCATCGGCGCCGGACCGGGTGCGGCGGATCTGATCACGCTGCGGGGTCTGCGCCGGCTGCGCGAGGCGGAGGTCGTGCTGTTCGATGCGCTGACCGATCCGGCCCTGCGCGACGAGGCGCCCTCGGCCGACTGGGTCGATGTCGGCAAGCGCGGCTTCAGCACCAGCAGCACGGGACAGGCCCGCATCAACGCCCTGCTGGTCGAACACGCGCAGCGCTCGTCGCGCGTGGTGCGGCTCAAGGGCGGTGATCCGAGCGTGTTCGGCCGGCTCGAAGAAGAACTCGAAGCGCTGCGCGCCGCGGGCATCGGCTGCGAGGTGGTGCCCGGCATCACGTCCGCGCTGGCGGCCGCCGCGGCAACGCAGCGTCCGCTCACGCGGCGTGGCGTGGGGCGCAGCGTCGCGTTCAGCACCGCCATGACCCAGACGGGCGAATTGCAGGCCCGTCGCAGCGCCGACACCGAGGTGTTCTACATGGCGGGCCGCCAGCTCGCCTCGCTGGCCGAGCGGCTGCGCGAGGTCGGCTGGGCACCAGAAACCCCCGTGCTGGTGGTCTCGCGCGCCGGCTGGCCGGACCAGCACATCAGCCAGCACGTCGTCGCCACCCTGGCGGACGCGGGCGAGCGCCACGGCGGTCGACCCACGCTGGTCACGGTCGGCGCCGGGGCCAGACCTGTGCTTGAGCAAGGTCAAGCCACGGGAATCGGGCCGACCCCTTAA
- a CDS encoding nitrite/sulfite reductase → MYQYTDFDRQFVHARAAQFRDQLDRHFAGQLDGDDFKALRLQNGWYIQRHAPMLRVAVPYGAISSRQIRALAEIARVHDRGYTHFTTRQNVQFNWIPLTQAADVMDKLAAADMHGIQTSGNCIRNTTTDGLAGVAADEIVDPRPYCELLRQWSTLHPEFAFLPRKFKIAVSGAVEDRAAIGWHDVGLQLKKNEAGEIGFRVQVGGGMGRTPIIGSVISEFVPWQQILVYLEAIIRVYNRYGRRDNAYKARIKILVKAEGQKYFDAVNAEFANILSRDLDGAAHLITQAEFDRVAACFTRPAEVVPLPEVGLPADLPLAYQRWIQRNVHAHQVPGWRAVTLSVKRAGQAPGDVTDVQMDQAADLADRYSFGELRVTHDQNLLLPWIKASDLPEVYAAAKAAGYATPNIGLVTDMIACPGGDFCDLANARSIPVAAELTERFADLDEVFDLGEIDLHISGCINSCGHHHSGHIGILGVDKDGSEWYQVTLGGSDGSAHAPTAVPGKVIGPSFAASEITDAVEAILETYRSERAAGEKFIDTLHRLGLEPFKVAANAQRIATARDHTAAA, encoded by the coding sequence ATGTACCAGTACACCGACTTCGACCGCCAGTTCGTCCACGCCCGCGCGGCCCAGTTCCGCGACCAGCTCGACCGCCACTTCGCCGGCCAGCTCGACGGCGACGACTTCAAGGCCCTGCGCCTGCAGAACGGCTGGTACATCCAGCGCCATGCGCCGATGCTGCGCGTGGCCGTGCCCTACGGCGCGATCAGCAGCCGCCAGATCCGCGCGCTGGCCGAGATCGCCCGCGTGCACGACCGCGGCTACACCCACTTCACGACGCGCCAGAACGTCCAGTTCAACTGGATCCCGCTGACGCAGGCCGCCGACGTGATGGACAAGCTGGCCGCCGCGGACATGCACGGCATCCAGACCAGCGGCAACTGCATCCGCAACACCACCACCGACGGGCTGGCCGGTGTCGCCGCCGACGAGATCGTCGACCCGCGCCCCTACTGCGAGCTGCTGCGCCAGTGGAGCACGCTGCACCCCGAGTTCGCCTTCCTGCCGCGCAAGTTCAAGATCGCCGTGTCGGGCGCCGTGGAAGACCGCGCCGCGATCGGCTGGCATGACGTCGGCCTGCAACTGAAGAAGAACGAGGCCGGCGAGATCGGTTTCCGCGTCCAGGTCGGCGGGGGCATGGGCCGCACGCCGATCATCGGCTCGGTCATCAGCGAGTTCGTGCCCTGGCAGCAGATCCTCGTCTACCTCGAAGCCATCATCCGGGTCTACAACCGCTACGGCCGGCGCGACAACGCCTACAAGGCGCGCATCAAGATCCTGGTGAAGGCGGAAGGCCAGAAGTATTTCGACGCCGTCAACGCCGAGTTCGCCAACATCCTGAGCCGTGACCTCGACGGCGCCGCCCACCTGATCACGCAGGCCGAGTTCGACCGCGTAGCCGCCTGCTTCACCCGGCCGGCCGAGGTGGTGCCGCTGCCGGAAGTCGGCCTGCCCGCTGACCTGCCGCTGGCCTACCAGCGCTGGATCCAGCGCAACGTGCACGCCCACCAGGTGCCGGGCTGGCGCGCGGTGACGCTGTCGGTCAAGCGTGCAGGACAAGCCCCTGGCGACGTGACCGACGTGCAGATGGACCAGGCCGCCGATCTGGCCGACCGCTACTCCTTCGGCGAGTTGCGCGTGACGCACGACCAGAACCTGCTGCTGCCGTGGATCAAGGCCAGTGACCTGCCCGAGGTCTATGCCGCCGCCAAGGCCGCCGGCTACGCCACGCCCAACATCGGCCTCGTCACCGACATGATCGCCTGCCCCGGCGGCGACTTCTGCGACCTGGCCAACGCCCGCTCCATCCCGGTGGCGGCCGAGCTGACCGAGCGTTTCGCCGATCTGGACGAGGTGTTCGACCTGGGCGAGATCGACCTGCACATCAGCGGCTGCATCAACTCCTGCGGTCACCACCACAGCGGCCACATCGGCATCCTCGGCGTCGACAAGGACGGCAGCGAGTGGTACCAGGTGACGCTGGGCGGCTCGGACGGCTCGGCGCACGCGCCCACCGCCGTGCCCGGCAAGGTGATCGGCCCGTCGTTCGCGGCCAGCGAGATCACCGATGCGGTGGAAGCCATCCTGGAGACCTACCGCAGCGAGCGCGCGGCCGGCGAGAAGTTCATCGACACGCTGCACCGCCTGGGGCTGGAGCCATTCAAGGTCGCTGCCAACGCCCAGCGCATCGCCACCGCCCGCGACCACACCGCCGCCGCCTGA
- a CDS encoding DUF192 domain-containing protein, translating into MIHIKFCPLSRRFALATLVAMAMVSPGANAQTGPQKLPTTQLTAGMHLIRAEVADDDGERQIGLMHRPSMGASDGMVFVFEQPGVQCFWMRNTLIPLSAAFIDDSGTIVNIEDMKPQSDDSHCSKKPVRFVLEMNKGWFDKRGLKAGSVIGGAVFKPAAAR; encoded by the coding sequence ATGATCCATATCAAGTTCTGCCCGCTGAGCCGCCGTTTCGCACTCGCCACGCTGGTCGCCATGGCCATGGTGTCGCCTGGCGCCAACGCCCAGACCGGCCCGCAGAAGCTGCCGACCACCCAGCTCACCGCCGGCATGCACCTGATCCGTGCCGAGGTCGCCGATGACGATGGCGAGCGCCAGATCGGCCTGATGCACCGCCCGAGCATGGGCGCCAGCGACGGCATGGTCTTCGTGTTCGAACAGCCTGGCGTGCAGTGCTTCTGGATGCGCAACACGCTGATCCCGCTGTCGGCGGCCTTCATCGACGACAGCGGCACCATCGTCAACATCGAGGACATGAAGCCGCAGTCGGATGATTCGCACTGCTCGAAGAAGCCGGTGCGGTTCGTGCTGGAAATGAACAAGGGCTGGTTCGACAAGCGCGGGCTGAAGGCCGGCAGCGTGATCGGCGGCGCGGTGTTCAAGCCGGCGGCGGCCCGGTGA
- a CDS encoding MFS transporter, which produces MNRNLWLLAAAQGLFLTNNVAFIAINGLVGLALAPLGWMATLPVMGYVLGGAMSTSLVARTQARFGRKTSFQMGAAVALLSSLACAWAAVGRHFELLCLATVVAGYFNANAQLYRFAAAELAGRTGTEKAVSMVMAGGLIGAIAGPNLAAQTRTLTAVPFVGAYLALAGVALLSMLVLAAIDFPPPPAKKAAIGGRPLSEIVRQPVFIIAALCSSLGYGVMNLLMASTPIAMDQCGLPFSDTALVLEWHVIGMFAPGFFTGQLIKRFGVLQIMAVGVALNALCIAVALTGVDLHRFLIALFLLGVGWNFLFTGATTLSLQTYAPEEKDRAQGALNFCVFAVLAVTSFASGLLVTTQGWALLNIGSLVPVALTAGALVWMWRRPRAAEAA; this is translated from the coding sequence GTGAACCGCAACCTCTGGCTGCTGGCCGCCGCACAGGGCCTGTTCCTCACCAACAACGTCGCCTTCATCGCGATCAACGGGCTGGTCGGGCTCGCCCTGGCGCCGCTGGGCTGGATGGCGACGCTGCCGGTGATGGGCTATGTGCTCGGCGGGGCGATGTCCACGTCGCTGGTGGCGCGCACGCAGGCCCGCTTCGGGCGCAAGACCTCGTTCCAGATGGGCGCCGCGGTCGCGCTGCTGTCGTCGCTGGCGTGCGCGTGGGCGGCGGTGGGTCGGCATTTCGAACTGCTGTGCCTGGCCACGGTGGTGGCGGGCTATTTCAACGCCAACGCCCAGCTCTACCGCTTCGCCGCCGCCGAACTGGCGGGCCGCACCGGCACGGAAAAAGCCGTCTCGATGGTGATGGCGGGCGGCCTGATCGGCGCCATCGCCGGCCCGAACCTCGCCGCGCAGACCCGCACGCTGACCGCAGTCCCCTTCGTCGGTGCCTACCTCGCGCTGGCCGGGGTGGCGCTGCTGTCGATGCTGGTGCTGGCCGCGATCGACTTCCCGCCGCCGCCCGCGAAGAAGGCGGCGATCGGAGGCCGACCACTGTCCGAGATCGTGCGCCAGCCGGTGTTCATCATCGCCGCGTTGTGCAGTTCGCTCGGCTACGGCGTCATGAACCTGCTGATGGCCTCGACCCCGATCGCGATGGACCAGTGCGGCCTGCCCTTCTCCGACACCGCGCTGGTGCTGGAGTGGCACGTCATCGGCATGTTCGCGCCGGGATTCTTCACCGGGCAGCTCATCAAGCGCTTCGGCGTGCTGCAGATCATGGCGGTCGGCGTGGCGCTGAACGCGCTGTGCATCGCCGTCGCGCTGACCGGCGTGGACCTGCACCGCTTCCTGATCGCGCTGTTCCTGCTCGGCGTGGGCTGGAACTTCCTGTTCACGGGTGCGACGACGCTGTCGCTGCAGACCTATGCACCGGAGGAGAAGGACCGGGCGCAGGGGGCGCTGAACTTCTGCGTGTTCGCGGTGCTGGCGGTGACGTCGTTCGCGTCGGGGCTGCTGGTGACGACGCAGGGGTGGGCGTTGCTCAATATAGGGTCGCTGGTGCCGGTGGCGCTGACGGCGGGGGCGCTGGTGTGGATGTGGCGGCGCCCGCGCGCTGCCGAGGCCGCCTGA
- a CDS encoding DUF934 domain-containing protein, producing the protein MKFIDTPHDAWHTVGGEDGPSPHPVARDHQLLTLAQWHAVRETWPAGLLTGVIVPNNVDIETLEADLPRLSLVVLQFPKWVDGRAYTQARLLRSRYRFAGEIRATGDVLVDMVLLLQRTGFNAAVLRRDQSLEAADRALTFFPGHYQGDVQEPRPVFARPATTGTPEYLNAGAAI; encoded by the coding sequence ATGAAGTTCATCGACACCCCCCACGACGCCTGGCACACCGTCGGCGGCGAAGACGGCCCGTCCCCCCACCCCGTCGCCCGCGACCACCAGCTGCTGACCCTGGCGCAGTGGCACGCCGTGCGCGAGACCTGGCCGGCTGGCCTGCTGACCGGCGTGATCGTGCCCAACAACGTGGACATCGAGACGCTGGAAGCCGACCTGCCGCGCCTGTCGCTGGTCGTGCTGCAGTTCCCCAAGTGGGTCGACGGCCGCGCCTACACGCAAGCCCGCCTGCTGCGTTCGCGTTACCGCTTCGCGGGCGAGATCCGCGCCACCGGCGATGTGCTGGTCGACATGGTGCTGCTGCTGCAGCGCACCGGCTTCAACGCCGCCGTGCTGCGCCGCGACCAGTCGCTGGAAGCTGCCGACCGGGCGCTGACCTTCTTCCCCGGCCACTACCAGGGCGATGTGCAGGAGCCGCGTCCCGTCTTCGCCCGCCCGGCCACCACGGGCACGCCCGAGTACCTGAACGCAGGAGCCGCGATATGA
- the cysD gene encoding sulfate adenylyltransferase subunit CysD: MNAPTTMTHLLPDVDHRHLDALEEEAIFILREVAGAFERPGLLFSSGKDSCVVLHLAEKAFKQKLSKPGERPVFAGKLPFPLVHVDTGHNFPEVIEFRDARVAEMGERLIVGHLEDSMKKGTIRLAHPLESRNGHQTVTLLETIEEHRFDCMIGGARRDEEKARAKERIFSHRDSFGQWQPKEQRPELWNLFNTRIKPGEHFRAFPISNWTELDVWLYIARENIPLPNIYYTHKREIYRRKGLLVPVTDVTPPDASDTVETVDVRFRTVGDMTCTCPVESDAATTADIVAETLQVTVSERGATRMDDRTSEASMERRKKEGYF, translated from the coding sequence ATGAACGCCCCGACGACCATGACCCACCTGCTCCCCGACGTGGACCACCGCCACCTCGACGCGCTGGAAGAAGAAGCCATCTTCATCCTGCGCGAAGTCGCCGGCGCCTTCGAGCGCCCCGGCCTGCTGTTCTCCAGCGGCAAGGACTCCTGCGTGGTGCTGCACCTCGCGGAAAAAGCCTTCAAGCAGAAGCTGTCGAAGCCCGGCGAGCGCCCGGTGTTCGCCGGCAAGCTGCCCTTCCCGCTGGTCCACGTGGACACCGGCCACAACTTCCCCGAGGTCATCGAGTTCCGTGACGCGCGCGTTGCCGAGATGGGCGAGCGGCTGATCGTCGGACACCTCGAAGACTCGATGAAGAAGGGCACGATCCGCCTGGCGCACCCGCTGGAGTCGCGCAACGGCCACCAGACGGTGACGCTGCTGGAAACGATCGAGGAGCACCGCTTCGACTGCATGATCGGTGGCGCCCGCCGCGACGAGGAGAAGGCCCGCGCCAAGGAGCGCATCTTCTCGCACCGCGACAGCTTCGGTCAGTGGCAGCCCAAGGAGCAGCGCCCGGAACTCTGGAACCTGTTCAACACCCGCATCAAGCCGGGCGAGCATTTCCGCGCCTTCCCGATCAGCAACTGGACCGAACTCGACGTGTGGCTCTACATCGCCCGCGAGAACATCCCGCTGCCGAACATCTACTACACGCACAAGCGCGAGATCTACCGCCGCAAGGGCCTGCTGGTGCCGGTGACGGACGTGACGCCGCCGGACGCGAGCGACACGGTGGAAACGGTGGACGTGCGCTTCCGCACCGTGGGTGACATGACCTGCACCTGCCCGGTCGAGTCTGACGCCGCGACCACCGCCGACATCGTCGCCGAGACGCTGCAGGTGACCGTCTCCGAGCGTGGCGCGACCCGCATGGACGACCGCACCTCCGAGGCCTCGATGGAGCGCCGCAAGAAGGAAGGGTATTTCTGA
- the fdxA gene encoding ferredoxin FdxA, which translates to MTHVVTEACIRCKYTDCVDVCPVDCFREGPNFLVIDPDECIDCAVCIPECPVNAILPEEDVPADQLAFIKINADLTPKWPSITKRKAPLPDAEQWKDVKDKLQFLQR; encoded by the coding sequence ATGACCCACGTCGTCACCGAAGCCTGCATCCGCTGCAAGTACACCGATTGTGTGGACGTCTGTCCCGTCGACTGCTTCCGCGAAGGCCCCAATTTCCTGGTCATCGACCCGGACGAGTGCATCGACTGCGCGGTCTGCATCCCCGAGTGCCCGGTCAACGCCATCCTCCCCGAGGAAGACGTGCCCGCCGACCAGCTCGCCTTCATCAAGATCAACGCCGATCTGACGCCCAAGTGGCCCAGCATCACCAAGCGCAAGGCCCCGCTGCCCGACGCCGAGCAGTGGAAGGACGTCAAGGACAAGCTCCAGTTCCTGCAACGCTGA
- a CDS encoding patatin-like phospholipase family protein — translation MNSDIRTGRRRLLTVLGTVAVLGLAGCGTTGSMQTGAPAVTEPAMAARPAPRLPRIGLALGGGAARGFAHIGVIQVLEENGIRPDLVVGTSAGSVVAALYAAGYSGAQLATLADGMDESSITDWAFPLRGAIRGEALAAYIRKNTSGKNIEQLKMPLGIVATDLADGQPILFQRGDTGTAVRASSSVPAVFQPVKIGEREYVDGGLVAPVPVRYAKQMGAEFVIAVDISSPPDGAATGDAMRMLLQTFSIMGRSINNFELKEADIVLRPRLTGISSADFAARKRSIAAGREMGLAMLAEMKGKIAAKTR, via the coding sequence ATGAATTCAGACATTAGAACTGGGCGCCGCCGCCTGCTGACGGTGCTCGGGACCGTGGCCGTGCTGGGGCTGGCGGGCTGCGGGACGACCGGGTCGATGCAGACCGGCGCGCCCGCCGTGACCGAACCGGCCATGGCCGCGCGTCCGGCGCCGCGGCTGCCACGCATCGGTCTGGCGCTGGGCGGTGGTGCTGCGCGCGGCTTCGCGCACATCGGCGTGATCCAGGTGCTGGAGGAGAACGGCATCCGCCCGGACCTGGTCGTCGGCACCTCTGCGGGCAGCGTGGTCGCCGCGCTCTACGCCGCGGGCTACTCGGGCGCGCAGCTGGCGACGCTGGCCGACGGCATGGACGAGTCGTCGATCACCGACTGGGCCTTTCCGCTGCGCGGCGCGATCCGCGGCGAGGCGCTGGCGGCCTACATCCGCAAGAACACCAGCGGCAAGAACATCGAGCAGCTGAAGATGCCGCTGGGCATCGTCGCCACCGATCTGGCGGACGGGCAGCCCATCCTGTTCCAGCGCGGCGACACCGGCACGGCGGTGCGGGCGTCGAGTTCGGTGCCGGCCGTGTTCCAGCCGGTGAAGATCGGCGAGCGCGAGTACGTGGACGGCGGGCTGGTCGCGCCGGTGCCGGTGCGCTATGCCAAGCAGATGGGCGCCGAGTTCGTCATCGCGGTGGACATCTCTTCGCCGCCGGACGGTGCGGCGACGGGCGACGCGATGCGCATGCTGCTGCAGACGTTTTCCATCATGGGCCGCAGCATCAACAACTTCGAGCTGAAGGAGGCGGACATCGTGCTGCGCCCCCGGCTCACCGGCATCTCCAGTGCCGACTTCGCGGCCCGCAAGCGCTCGATCGCGGCGGGGCGGGAGATGGGGCTGGCGATGCTGGCGGAGATGAAGGGCAAGATTGCTGCAAAGACACGCTGA
- a CDS encoding phosphoadenylyl-sulfate reductase — translation MSAIALYGRKTAGFDERLAATVQILKDAAAAHPGTILQSTSLGAEDMVVTDLIAKLGLPITLATLETGALHPETVALIPRITERYGLAVEVYRPVEESVVQFVRTNGEKAMYESLALRKACCGIRKMEPLGRMLTGRTAWVTGLRRDQSTARGEAQAVESDDAGRAKISPLVDWSWNDVWHYIATNEVPYNPLHDQFMPSIGCAPCTRAIAVGQEFRAGRWWWEDESAKECGLHVKQPAA, via the coding sequence ATGAGCGCCATCGCCCTGTACGGCCGCAAGACCGCCGGCTTCGACGAACGCCTGGCCGCCACGGTCCAGATCCTGAAGGACGCCGCCGCGGCCCATCCCGGCACGATCCTGCAGTCCACCAGCCTCGGCGCCGAGGACATGGTCGTCACCGACCTGATCGCCAAGCTGGGCCTGCCGATCACGCTGGCGACGCTGGAAACCGGCGCGCTGCACCCCGAGACCGTCGCGCTGATCCCGCGCATCACCGAGCGCTACGGGCTGGCCGTCGAGGTCTACCGGCCGGTGGAAGAGTCGGTGGTCCAGTTCGTGCGCACGAACGGCGAGAAAGCCATGTACGAGAGCCTGGCGCTGCGCAAGGCGTGCTGCGGCATCCGCAAGATGGAGCCGCTCGGCCGGATGCTCACCGGACGCACCGCCTGGGTGACCGGCCTGCGCCGCGACCAGTCCACCGCCCGCGGCGAAGCACAGGCCGTGGAGAGCGACGATGCCGGTCGTGCGAAAATCAGCCCTCTGGTGGACTGGAGCTGGAACGACGTGTGGCACTACATCGCGACCAACGAGGTGCCGTACAACCCGCTGCACGACCAGTTCATGCCCAGCATCGGCTGCGCCCCCTGCACCCGCGCCATCGCGGTCGGACAGGAGTTCCGCGCCGGCCGCTGGTGGTGGGAAGACGAGTCGGCCAAGGAATGTGGCCTGCACGTCAAGCAGCCCGCCGCCTGA
- a CDS encoding sulfite exporter TauE/SafE family protein, translated as MLDTLGFTIDWLAIAAGFGIGLIVGVTGVGGGSLMTPLLISVFSLEKAVAIGTDLWFAGLTKVSGSIAHHRHGHVDYRITGWLLAGSIPASIATTAYMHMVGITKRADSMLSVALGIALVLTAVTIIFRPVWHRIGLWLERFITPQRQTTLTLVCGLVLGVLVSLSSIGAGALGATMILLLYPRLPTTRLVGTDIAHAVPLTIVAGIGHATLGNVHWALLIELLVGSVPAIWIGARLTKMLPDVWTRLALCASLLLAAKKILLTA; from the coding sequence ATGCTCGACACCCTGGGTTTCACGATCGACTGGCTGGCCATCGCCGCCGGGTTCGGCATCGGGCTGATCGTGGGGGTGACCGGCGTGGGCGGTGGCTCGCTGATGACACCGCTGCTGATCTCGGTGTTCAGCCTGGAGAAGGCGGTCGCCATCGGCACCGACCTGTGGTTCGCCGGGCTGACCAAGGTCTCCGGCTCGATCGCCCACCACCGCCACGGCCACGTCGACTACCGCATCACCGGCTGGCTGCTCGCCGGCAGCATCCCGGCGTCGATCGCCACCACCGCCTACATGCACATGGTCGGCATCACCAAGCGCGCCGACAGCATGCTGAGCGTCGCGCTGGGCATCGCGCTGGTGCTGACGGCCGTGACCATCATCTTCCGCCCGGTGTGGCACCGCATCGGCCTGTGGCTGGAGCGCTTCATCACGCCGCAGCGCCAGACCACGCTGACACTGGTGTGCGGCCTGGTCCTGGGCGTGCTGGTGTCGCTGAGTTCCATCGGCGCCGGAGCGCTGGGCGCCACGATGATCCTGCTGCTCTACCCCCGCCTGCCGACCACCCGGCTGGTGGGCACCGACATCGCGCACGCGGTGCCGCTGACCATCGTGGCCGGCATCGGCCATGCCACGCTCGGCAACGTCCACTGGGCGCTGCTGATCGAGCTGCTCGTCGGTTCGGTGCCCGCCATCTGGATCGGCGCGCGCCTGACCAAGATGCTGCCGGACGTGTGGACACGCCTCGCGCTGTGCGCCTCGCTGCTGCTCGCCGCCAAGAAAATTCTGCTGACTGCCTGA